The following proteins are co-located in the Manihot esculenta cultivar AM560-2 chromosome 9, M.esculenta_v8, whole genome shotgun sequence genome:
- the LOC110623148 gene encoding uncharacterized protein At2g33490 isoform X1 — protein MKTSLRKLRGFALRHADHKDRRDLRPLAPIDELAQASQDMEDIRDCYDSLLSAAAATANSAFEFSESLRELGACLLEKTALNDDEESGKVLLMLGKMQFELQKLVDSYRSHISQTITVPSESLLNELRTVEEMKRQCDEKRNVYEYMITRQREKRRGRNGKGESFSMQQLQAAYDEYDEEATLFVFRLKSLKQGQSRSLLTQAARHHAAQLCFFKKALKSLEALEPHVKLVTEKQHIDYHFSGLEDDDADNVDDDGSDDDDDDTYDAPDDGELSFDYGHNDEEQDVVSTSRNSMELDMVDVTFPQVATLEVRKENIDSSYWKPCSFRGDFRKGIQSAPLFAEKKSDPAERVKQMRPSSSRRLNTYVLPTPLETKSSNSSGTGSLVHQTLSASLNGHNMWHSSPLEPKKYENLTDDKYSGSTVKKSWSVLKESNKSTVSTQIPPALADRLFVPRSDSKKIKRYAFSGPITRQAWPTKPVSIGPPGLFSGPLLKNPTVQLPSTSSPKVSPKVSPKVSPKVSPKVSPKVSPTASPTFVSSPKISELHELPRPPASSAFKSSGPLSSVGHSAPLVPKGHIHPTGKSLTSNSASPLPVPSQAVTRSFSIPSGNLRAMAFNISKPIEATQNSEMPQDMVSPPLTPISFTNIRPSLTGSKNVNQTIQIRGNSESGALYVYLVLDKFS, from the exons ATGAAGACTTCTCTCAGGAAATTGCGAGGTTTCGCACTTCGTCATGCTGACCACAAGGACCGAAGAGATCTTCGCCCTTTGGCTCCCATCGATGAGCTTGCTCAGGCTTCTCAG gACATGGAGGACATAAGAGATTGCTATGATAGCTTACTTTCTGCAGCTGCAGCAACTGCTAATAGCGCCTTCG AATTCTCTGAATCATTGCGTGAATTGGGTGCTTGTCTTCTCGAGAAAACTGCATTAAATGATGATGAAGAAAGTG GTAAAGTATTACTGATGCTGGGGAAAATGCAGTTTGAACTCCAGAAGCTTGTTGATAGCTAT CGCTCTCACATATCCCAGACAATTACAGTCCCATCAGAGTCTCTTCTCAATGAACTTCGAACTGTTGAG GAGATGAAGCGGCAATGTGATGAGAAAAG AAATGTCTATGAATACATGATAACGAggcaaagagaaaaaagaagggGAAGAAATGGAAAGGGAGAGTCTTTTTCTATGCAGCAGTTACAAGCAGCTTATGATGAATATGATGAAGAAGCAACCTTATTTGTTTTCCGTCTGAAATCCCTAAAGCAAGGACAATCTCGGAGTCTTCTTACACAGGCAGCGCGACACCATGCTGCTCAG TTGTGCTTCTTCAAGAAGGCTCTTAAATCTCTTGAAGCACTTGAGCCACATGTGAAATTGGTCACTGAAAAGCAACATATTGATTATCACTTCAGTGGACTTGAAGATGATGATGCAGACAATGTTGATGATGATGGCAGTgatgatgatgacgatgatacctATGATGCACCTGATGATGGGGAATTGAGTTTTGACTACGGACATAATGACGAGGAGCAAGATGTCGTTTCTACATCAAGAAATTCAATGGAG TTGGATATGGTGGATGTTACATTTCCCCAAGTTGCAACATTAGAAGTCAGaaag GAAAATATTGATAGCAGCTATTGGAAACCTTGTTCTTTTAGAGGAGATTTTAGGAAAGGAATCCAATCAGCCCCACTTTTTGCTGAAAAGAAATCTGATCCAGCTGAAAGGGTGAAACAGATGCGACCATCATCTTCAAGAAGGCTCAACACATATGTATTGCCCACCCCACTTGAGACTAAGAGTTCAAATTCTTCAGGAACAGGCAGTCTAGTTCATCAAACATTAAGTGCAAGTTTGAATGGGCACAATATGTGGCATTCATCCCCTCTAGAGCCTAAGAAGTATGAAAACTTAACAGATGATAAATATAGTGGATCTACTGTAAAAAAATCATGGTCAGTGCTCAAGGAAAGCAACAAAAGTACTGTTTCCACTCAGATACCTCCTGCTCTGGCCGATAGGCTCTTTGTTCCACGTTCGGATTCTAAGAAGATTAAAAGATACGCCTTTTCAGGTCCCATCACAAGGCAGGCATGGCCTACCAAACCAGTTTCAATAGGACCTCCTGGATTGTTCTCAGGGCCCCTATTGAAGAATCCAACTGTGCAACTACCATCAACATCATCTCCGAAGGTATCTCCAAAAGTATCTCCGAAGGTGTCCCCAAAGGTATCTCCGAAGGTGTCCCCAAAAGTGTCACCAACAGCTTCTCCTACTTTTGTGTCCTCCCCTAAAATAAGTGAGCTTCATGAGCTTCCTAGGCCTCCAGCCAGTTCAGCTTTCAAGTCTTCAGGGCCATTGAGTTCTGTTGGTCATTCAGCTCCTTTGGTGCCCAAAGGTCACATTCATCCTACTGGTAAATCATTGACGTCAAATTCAGCATCTCCACTTCCAGTACCTTCTCAGGCTGTCACCCGCAGTTTCTCCATACCCTCTGGCAACCTTAGAGCAATGGCATTCAATATTTCAAAGCCAATTGAAGCTACTCAGAATTCAGAGATGCCTCAAGATATGGTCTCACCTCCTTTGACACCAATATCTTTCACAAACATCCGGCCATCGTTAACTGGTTCCAAGAATGTCAATCAGACTATTCAAATCAGAGGTAATTCAGAATCTGGTGCTTTATATGTTTATTTAGTTTTAGATAAATTCTCCTAA
- the LOC110623148 gene encoding uncharacterized protein At2g33490 isoform X2 — MKTSLRKLRGFALRHADHKDRRDLRPLAPIDELAQASQDMEDIRDCYDSLLSAAAATANSAFEFSESLRELGACLLEKTALNDDEESGKVLLMLGKMQFELQKLVDSYRSHISQTITVPSESLLNELRTVEEMKRQCDEKRNVYEYMITRQREKRRGRNGKGESFSMQQLQAAYDEYDEEATLFVFRLKSLKQGQSRSLLTQAARHHAAQLCFFKKALKSLEALEPHVKLVTEKQHIDYHFSGLEDDDADNVDDDGSDDDDDDTYDAPDDGELSFDYGHNDEEQDVVSTSRNSMELDMVDVTFPQVATLEVRKENIDSSYWKPCSFRGDFRKGIQSAPLFAEKKSDPAERVKQMRPSSSRRLNTYVLPTPLETKSSNSSGTGSLVHQTLSASLNGHNMWHSSPLEPKKYENLTDDKYSGSTVKKSWSVLKESNKSTVSTQIPPALADRLFVPRSDSKKIKRYAFSGPITRQAWPTKPVSIGPPGLFSGPLLKNPTVQLPSTSSPKVSPKVSPKVSPKVSPKVSPKVSPTASPTFVSSPKISELHELPRPPASSAFKSSGPLSSVGHSAPLVPKGHIHPTGKSLTSNSASPLPVPSQAVTRSFSIPSGNLRAMAFNISKPIEATQNSEMPQDMVSPPLTPISFTNIRPSLTGSKNVNQTIQIRD, encoded by the exons ATGAAGACTTCTCTCAGGAAATTGCGAGGTTTCGCACTTCGTCATGCTGACCACAAGGACCGAAGAGATCTTCGCCCTTTGGCTCCCATCGATGAGCTTGCTCAGGCTTCTCAG gACATGGAGGACATAAGAGATTGCTATGATAGCTTACTTTCTGCAGCTGCAGCAACTGCTAATAGCGCCTTCG AATTCTCTGAATCATTGCGTGAATTGGGTGCTTGTCTTCTCGAGAAAACTGCATTAAATGATGATGAAGAAAGTG GTAAAGTATTACTGATGCTGGGGAAAATGCAGTTTGAACTCCAGAAGCTTGTTGATAGCTAT CGCTCTCACATATCCCAGACAATTACAGTCCCATCAGAGTCTCTTCTCAATGAACTTCGAACTGTTGAG GAGATGAAGCGGCAATGTGATGAGAAAAG AAATGTCTATGAATACATGATAACGAggcaaagagaaaaaagaagggGAAGAAATGGAAAGGGAGAGTCTTTTTCTATGCAGCAGTTACAAGCAGCTTATGATGAATATGATGAAGAAGCAACCTTATTTGTTTTCCGTCTGAAATCCCTAAAGCAAGGACAATCTCGGAGTCTTCTTACACAGGCAGCGCGACACCATGCTGCTCAG TTGTGCTTCTTCAAGAAGGCTCTTAAATCTCTTGAAGCACTTGAGCCACATGTGAAATTGGTCACTGAAAAGCAACATATTGATTATCACTTCAGTGGACTTGAAGATGATGATGCAGACAATGTTGATGATGATGGCAGTgatgatgatgacgatgatacctATGATGCACCTGATGATGGGGAATTGAGTTTTGACTACGGACATAATGACGAGGAGCAAGATGTCGTTTCTACATCAAGAAATTCAATGGAG TTGGATATGGTGGATGTTACATTTCCCCAAGTTGCAACATTAGAAGTCAGaaag GAAAATATTGATAGCAGCTATTGGAAACCTTGTTCTTTTAGAGGAGATTTTAGGAAAGGAATCCAATCAGCCCCACTTTTTGCTGAAAAGAAATCTGATCCAGCTGAAAGGGTGAAACAGATGCGACCATCATCTTCAAGAAGGCTCAACACATATGTATTGCCCACCCCACTTGAGACTAAGAGTTCAAATTCTTCAGGAACAGGCAGTCTAGTTCATCAAACATTAAGTGCAAGTTTGAATGGGCACAATATGTGGCATTCATCCCCTCTAGAGCCTAAGAAGTATGAAAACTTAACAGATGATAAATATAGTGGATCTACTGTAAAAAAATCATGGTCAGTGCTCAAGGAAAGCAACAAAAGTACTGTTTCCACTCAGATACCTCCTGCTCTGGCCGATAGGCTCTTTGTTCCACGTTCGGATTCTAAGAAGATTAAAAGATACGCCTTTTCAGGTCCCATCACAAGGCAGGCATGGCCTACCAAACCAGTTTCAATAGGACCTCCTGGATTGTTCTCAGGGCCCCTATTGAAGAATCCAACTGTGCAACTACCATCAACATCATCTCCGAAGGTATCTCCAAAAGTATCTCCGAAGGTGTCCCCAAAGGTATCTCCGAAGGTGTCCCCAAAAGTGTCACCAACAGCTTCTCCTACTTTTGTGTCCTCCCCTAAAATAAGTGAGCTTCATGAGCTTCCTAGGCCTCCAGCCAGTTCAGCTTTCAAGTCTTCAGGGCCATTGAGTTCTGTTGGTCATTCAGCTCCTTTGGTGCCCAAAGGTCACATTCATCCTACTGGTAAATCATTGACGTCAAATTCAGCATCTCCACTTCCAGTACCTTCTCAGGCTGTCACCCGCAGTTTCTCCATACCCTCTGGCAACCTTAGAGCAATGGCATTCAATATTTCAAAGCCAATTGAAGCTACTCAGAATTCAGAGATGCCTCAAGATATGGTCTCACCTCCTTTGACACCAATATCTTTCACAAACATCCGGCCATCGTTAACTGGTTCCAAGAATGTCAATCAGACTATTCAAATCAGAG ATTga
- the LOC110623148 gene encoding uncharacterized protein At2g33490 isoform X3, translating into MMMKKVELSCCIPKGRGNCKRELKSFSSYAGKVLLMLGKMQFELQKLVDSYRSHISQTITVPSESLLNELRTVEEMKRQCDEKRNVYEYMITRQREKRRGRNGKGESFSMQQLQAAYDEYDEEATLFVFRLKSLKQGQSRSLLTQAARHHAAQLCFFKKALKSLEALEPHVKLVTEKQHIDYHFSGLEDDDADNVDDDGSDDDDDDTYDAPDDGELSFDYGHNDEEQDVVSTSRNSMELDMVDVTFPQVATLEVRKENIDSSYWKPCSFRGDFRKGIQSAPLFAEKKSDPAERVKQMRPSSSRRLNTYVLPTPLETKSSNSSGTGSLVHQTLSASLNGHNMWHSSPLEPKKYENLTDDKYSGSTVKKSWSVLKESNKSTVSTQIPPALADRLFVPRSDSKKIKRYAFSGPITRQAWPTKPVSIGPPGLFSGPLLKNPTVQLPSTSSPKVSPKVSPKVSPKVSPKVSPKVSPTASPTFVSSPKISELHELPRPPASSAFKSSGPLSSVGHSAPLVPKGHIHPTGKSLTSNSASPLPVPSQAVTRSFSIPSGNLRAMAFNISKPIEATQNSEMPQDMVSPPLTPISFTNIRPSLTGSKNVNQTIQIRGNSESGALYVYLVLDKFS; encoded by the exons ATGATGATGAAGAAAGTG GAGTTGAGTTGTTGTATTCCAAAAGGACGGGGAAATTGTAAGAGAGAGTTGAAGTCTTTCTCTTCCTATGCAGGTAAAGTATTACTGATGCTGGGGAAAATGCAGTTTGAACTCCAGAAGCTTGTTGATAGCTAT CGCTCTCACATATCCCAGACAATTACAGTCCCATCAGAGTCTCTTCTCAATGAACTTCGAACTGTTGAG GAGATGAAGCGGCAATGTGATGAGAAAAG AAATGTCTATGAATACATGATAACGAggcaaagagaaaaaagaagggGAAGAAATGGAAAGGGAGAGTCTTTTTCTATGCAGCAGTTACAAGCAGCTTATGATGAATATGATGAAGAAGCAACCTTATTTGTTTTCCGTCTGAAATCCCTAAAGCAAGGACAATCTCGGAGTCTTCTTACACAGGCAGCGCGACACCATGCTGCTCAG TTGTGCTTCTTCAAGAAGGCTCTTAAATCTCTTGAAGCACTTGAGCCACATGTGAAATTGGTCACTGAAAAGCAACATATTGATTATCACTTCAGTGGACTTGAAGATGATGATGCAGACAATGTTGATGATGATGGCAGTgatgatgatgacgatgatacctATGATGCACCTGATGATGGGGAATTGAGTTTTGACTACGGACATAATGACGAGGAGCAAGATGTCGTTTCTACATCAAGAAATTCAATGGAG TTGGATATGGTGGATGTTACATTTCCCCAAGTTGCAACATTAGAAGTCAGaaag GAAAATATTGATAGCAGCTATTGGAAACCTTGTTCTTTTAGAGGAGATTTTAGGAAAGGAATCCAATCAGCCCCACTTTTTGCTGAAAAGAAATCTGATCCAGCTGAAAGGGTGAAACAGATGCGACCATCATCTTCAAGAAGGCTCAACACATATGTATTGCCCACCCCACTTGAGACTAAGAGTTCAAATTCTTCAGGAACAGGCAGTCTAGTTCATCAAACATTAAGTGCAAGTTTGAATGGGCACAATATGTGGCATTCATCCCCTCTAGAGCCTAAGAAGTATGAAAACTTAACAGATGATAAATATAGTGGATCTACTGTAAAAAAATCATGGTCAGTGCTCAAGGAAAGCAACAAAAGTACTGTTTCCACTCAGATACCTCCTGCTCTGGCCGATAGGCTCTTTGTTCCACGTTCGGATTCTAAGAAGATTAAAAGATACGCCTTTTCAGGTCCCATCACAAGGCAGGCATGGCCTACCAAACCAGTTTCAATAGGACCTCCTGGATTGTTCTCAGGGCCCCTATTGAAGAATCCAACTGTGCAACTACCATCAACATCATCTCCGAAGGTATCTCCAAAAGTATCTCCGAAGGTGTCCCCAAAGGTATCTCCGAAGGTGTCCCCAAAAGTGTCACCAACAGCTTCTCCTACTTTTGTGTCCTCCCCTAAAATAAGTGAGCTTCATGAGCTTCCTAGGCCTCCAGCCAGTTCAGCTTTCAAGTCTTCAGGGCCATTGAGTTCTGTTGGTCATTCAGCTCCTTTGGTGCCCAAAGGTCACATTCATCCTACTGGTAAATCATTGACGTCAAATTCAGCATCTCCACTTCCAGTACCTTCTCAGGCTGTCACCCGCAGTTTCTCCATACCCTCTGGCAACCTTAGAGCAATGGCATTCAATATTTCAAAGCCAATTGAAGCTACTCAGAATTCAGAGATGCCTCAAGATATGGTCTCACCTCCTTTGACACCAATATCTTTCACAAACATCCGGCCATCGTTAACTGGTTCCAAGAATGTCAATCAGACTATTCAAATCAGAGGTAATTCAGAATCTGGTGCTTTATATGTTTATTTAGTTTTAGATAAATTCTCCTAA
- the LOC110622512 gene encoding leucine-rich repeat protein 1 — MATCTSFQLLLHLVLLSIIIAPTNANLEGDALYALRRAVKDPGLVLQSWDPTLVDPCTWFHVTCDNDNRVTRLDLGNAKLSGNLVPELGKLERLQYLELYMNELVGSVPKELGNLKSLVSLDLYHNNLTGSIPATLSKLSSLKFLRLNGNRLTGRIPRELTKLGNLKILNVSDNDLCGTIPTSGSFSKFSEESFVNNPRLEGPELMGFVRYDVEGGSC; from the exons ATGGCGACTTGTACTTCCTTTcaacttcttcttcatcttGTGCTCCTGTCAATCATTATAGCTCCTACAAATGCAAACCTTGAAG GGGATGCTCTGTACGCGTTGAGAAGAGCAGTGAAAGACCCAGGACTTGTTCTGCAAAGCTGGGATCCAACCCTGGTAGATCCATGTACTTGGTTTCATGTCACCTGTGACAACGATAATAGGGTTACCCGTCT AGACCTTGGGAACGCAAAGCTGTCGGGCAATCTAGTACCTGAGCTGGGGAAACTCGAGCGACTTCAGTATCT GGAACTGTACATGAATGAGCTGGTGGGTTCTGTACCAAAGGAGCTTGGAAACCTGAAAAGCCTGGTGAGCTTGGACCTCTACCACAATAATTTAACTGGGTCTATCCCTGCTACTCTCTCAAAACTTTCCAGTCTCAAATTCCT GAGACTGAACGGTAACAGACTGACTGGAAGGATACCAAGGGAACTAACCAAACTGGGAAACCTCAAGATTCT TAACGTGTCAGACAATGATTTGTGTGGCACAATCCCTACTTCTGGCTCCTTCTCTAAGTTCTCAGAGGAAAG TTTTGTAAATAACCCTAGACTGGAAGGCCCAGAACTGATGGGATTTGTGAGATACGATGTAGAAGGAGGAAGCTGTTAA
- the LOC122724542 gene encoding uncharacterized protein LOC122724542, giving the protein MNANRQWMYNRLKDGLLNTEFLNGLEEFIQFASTHPECMDGMNIRCPCSMKRCSNRRFLCVDDVRYHLMKNGFVPNYYRWTAHGECWDDQGTSSVLMSETIMENDFQTGTSGRYHEMVLEGFGLPPQIEFMEEAPNAEAQRLYEMLQAASEELWPGCNKHTKLSAVARLMNMKSEHHFSVKCFDQIVEFLKEVLPEDNVLPDNFYKTKKLIEGLGLPVEKIDCCRNNCMIYWSGDAELQECKFCQLPRYKRTENYLKLKEQHSSQNVGSDHVEGDGGNINEDQLFIAAAGGWQGSRVYGLGSAASSAFSQTGTVEKTTDVPSSQSPEWKKEIEAKFDEKYNSLQKLVEDQNQIIAQMRDELQATRMGQQSSSLMPSTSDMPPAQRSPGDSHID; this is encoded by the exons ATGAATGCCAATCGACAGTGGATGTATAATAGGCTCAAGGACGGGTTGTTGaatactgaatttttaaatggtTTAGAGGAGTTCATACAATTTGCTTCAACCCATCCTGAATGTATGGATGGTATGAATATAAGATGTCCTTGTAGTATGAAAAGGTGTTCGAATCGGAGGTTCCTCTGTGTGGACGATGTACGATATCATCTGATGAAAAATGGTTTCGTCCCTAATTACTACAGGTGGACAGCACATGGTGAATGTTGGGATGATCAAGGAACCTCTAGTGTGCTAATGTCTGAAACTATCATGGAAAACGATTTTCAAACTGGGACTAGTGGCCGATACCATGAAATGGTACTTGAAGGGTTTGGTTTACCGCCTCAAATTGAATTCATGGAGGAGGCACCTAATGCCGAGGCACAAAGGTTGTATGAAATGTTACAAGCAGCAAGTGAAGAGTTATGGCCAGGATGCAATAAGCACACAAAACTATCTGCTGTGGCACGTTTGATGAACATGAAATCGGAGCATCATTTCTCTGTAAAATGTTTTGATCAGATTGtcgagtttttgaaagaagttCTACCTGAAGATAATGTGCTTCCTGATAATTTTTACAAAACGAAAAAGTTAATTGAGGGTTTGGGTCTACCAGTGGAAAAGATTGATTGTTGCAGAAATAATTGCATGATATATTGGTCTGGTGACGCTGAGTTACAAGAATGCAAGTTTTGCCAGCTTCCTAGATATAAACGCACG GAAAATTATTTGAAGCTAAAAGAACAACATTCAAGCCAGAATGTGGGATCAGATCATGTGGAAGGAGATGGAGGAAATATTAATGAGGATCAATTGTTCATTGCTGCAGCAGGAGGATGGCAAGGAAGTCGAGTTTATGGTTTAGGTAGTGCTGCATCTTCTGCCTTCTCTCAAACAGGAACTGTGGAAAAAACAACAGATGTTCCATCATCACAATCACCAGAATGGAAGAAGGAAATTGAAGCAAAGTTTGATGAGAAGTATAATAGTTTGCAGAAACTTGTAGAAGACCAAAATCAGATAATAGCTCAAATGCGTGATGAACTACAGGCAACGAGGATGGGACAGCAGTCTTCCTCATTGATGCCATCAACATCTGATATGCCTCCAGCTCAAAGATCCCCTGGTGATTCACATATAGATTAG
- the LOC110623161 gene encoding zinc finger protein CONSTANS-LIKE 15: MGSPKSDTKRSVPCDFCSDQVAVLYCRADSAKLCLFCDQHVHSANLLSRKHLRSQICDNCSSEPVSVRCETDNLVLCRECDWDAHGSCSVSASHYRIPIEGFSGCPSALELASIWGFDLEEKNLDKEPSAPLIQSWNDGGVQDMVMQIEPWLSRSTGGVSYLDLMVPNGKAIVYGNVSGEEMVTTSKRQRSPSCGRYKQVVHKQLMGLFKRNLMAGDGGGGENLMPETPSRSGWQGDVEAADFGNGNDEVTATTVAGSTVPQQPLQEQAPFTSLLMLASPMDLKPSGRIVGENLMWGGSASAQGTQIWDFNLGQLRTHEESDQLEVEYGSSDAVFMIKNIGELMKETSLSNTKMLGGLYQLDCPMAHDDISLFNNKSNNPTASQGPATSESNNLPTARTSSGSTHGKLKNSSGGEDIQFMEQKILVRGDSVRTMPPTKVDIELLAKNRGTAMQRYKEKKKTRRYDKHIRYESRKARADTRKRVKGRFVKAITASPDGRTVL, from the exons ATGGGGAGCCCCAAATCGGATACTAAAAGGAGCGTTCCCTGCGATTTCTGCAGCGACCAGGTAGCGGTTCTCTACTGCCGAGCGGATTCCGCCAAGCTCTGCCTCTTTTGTGACCAGCATGTGCACTCCGCTAATCTTCTCTCTCGGAAGCATCTCCGTTCCCAGATCTGTGATAACTGCAGTTCCGAGCCCGTTTCTGTTCGTTGCGAGACTGATAATTTGGTGCTCTGCCGGGAGTGCGATTGGGATGCTCATGGTAGTTGCTCTGTTTCCGCTTCGCACTATCGAATTCCAATTGAAGGATTCTCTGGATGTCCATCTGCGCTTGAGCTCGCTTCAATCTGGGGATTCGATCTCGAGGAGAAGAACTTGGATAAGGAGCCTTCCGCGCCGTTGATTCAGAGCTGGAATGATGGTGGAGTCCAGGATATGGTGATGCAAATCGAGCCATGGTTGTCTAGATCTACTGGTGGTGTGAGTTATCTGGATTTGATGGTGCCTAATGGTAAAGCCATTGTTTATGGGAATGTGAGCGGTGAAGAGATGGTAACGACGTCGAAGAGGCAGCGGAGTCCGAGTTGTGGGAGGTACAAGCAAGTGGTACATAAGCAGTTGATGGGCTTGTTCAAAAGAAATCTGATGGCCGGTGACGGTGGTGGTGGAGAGAATTTGATGCCGGAAACGCCGAGTAGGAGCGGTTGGCAGGGGGATGTGGAGGCAGCTGATTTTGGGAATGGAAATGATGAAGTTACTGCCACAACCGTTGCGGGTTCAACAGTTCCTCAGCAACCGTTGCAGGAACAGGCGCCTTTCACATCCTTGCTCATGTTGGCATCACCGATGGATCTGAAACCGAGTGGTCGTATAGTTGGCGAGAATTTAATGTGGGGTGGCAGTGCCAGTGCTCAGGGTACCCAG ATATGGGATTTTAATTTAGGACAATTGAGGACCCATGAAGAATCTGACCAACTGGAAGTTGAATACGGGTCAAGTGATGCAGTGTTCATGATCAAGAATATTGGTGAACTTATGAAAGAAACTTCATTAAGTAACACAAAAATGTTGGGAGGCCTGTACCAGCTGGATTGCCCTATGGCACATGATGACATATCATTGTTTAAT AACAAATCAAATAACCCAACAGCCAGCCAGGGTCCAGCAACATCTGAGAGCAACAACCTACCTACAGCAAGGACATCGTCAGGCTCAACTCATGGTAAGCTGAAAAACTCCAGTGGTGGCGAAGATATCCAGTTCATGGAACAGAAAATTCTTGTTAGAGGTGACAGTGTGAGAACAATGCCACCAACGAAAGTTGATATTGAGCTGCTGGCAAAGAACAGAGGCACTGCCATGCAGCGCtacaaagagaagaaaaaaaccCGAAG ATATGATAAGCACATACGATATGAATCAAGAAAGGCCAGAGCTGATACTAGGAAGCGAGTGAAGGGTCGATTTGTGAAGGCTATTACTGCATCTCCTGATGGGCGAACTGTGCTTTAG